The Panthera tigris isolate Pti1 chromosome E3, P.tigris_Pti1_mat1.1, whole genome shotgun sequence genome segment acattTCATCTGCTATATTCACCTTTTACAGACCAGGAGGAGGAGGCAAGCAAGGACTGagcatcctcccctccccctgcaacaTGCCTGGTCTTGTCCTGGCTGTGACCCTGCTCTTGCTTTGGAAGAACATGAGATCAGTCTCATTTCATGCACAGGATGCATCTGAAGACCTCCTAGAATTGGAAACTTGCATTTTTCAAGACCAGCTCCACGCAGGCTTAAATGTcaagttggggggtgggaggtgcagTCTCAGAAAGTATCAGTCTACAGCCACAATAGCTTAGGGGCATGTTATTAGCGGCATCCATCTCACAGGCCACACCGCCAGCTTTGCCCCCTCACTTCCCCTTCCCCAAGCACCCTTACCTAGCTTTATGGGGATTGGGGGATCTTACAGGTTGTAATAATACCAGCTGAAATGTATTGAGCACATACCTACTACATACCCAGAACTGTTCTAAGTATATTATATGCGTTGACTCCTTCAGTGTTCACTGGAACCATACAAAGTgagtattattattcccactttacagatgggtagatggaggcacagaggaagggccttgcccaaggtcacccaggcgGGGTTCAAACCTAGAGGTTGTGCTCTTAATTACCACCCTGTATCTCCCTACCCCCCGACAcggtgtttttttattctttcagtatttttcatcCTCATTGGAAGCACATGGAATCAGAGCTGCTGCTCATTTTTTAGCTGTTTCTTCACATTGAACTATTGTTCTCAAGTCATTCATTCTCAGCACCATTTTGTAGCTCTTGCCCTGCCGCTCCAAGAACTCTCGAGTGACACTGTTATAGggtattttttagatatttatttattttgagagagagtgcgcacacacttgcgtgtgagtgggggaagaggggcagggagaaaggaagagagaatcccaagcaggctccatgctatcagggcagagccctaagcggggctcaaactcacgaactgtaagattatgagctgaaccaaaatcaagagttggatgcttaaccgtctgagccacccaggcgcccctgttataggatattttttaaagatatcaaaGTAGAGACACAGTGAAGGTTGAAATACCAGGGCATTCCTCACCAAAAGCCATCTGCAGAAGATCAGATGGGTAGAAACAACCTTCTGGTGTCTTCCAGACTGAAGACCAACAGGCCTGGTCTTGACTTAGCCAAAGTGGTGCCCCCATGTGGCAATATCATGAGTAAGTTCCCTCCCCATGGTCTGTGAATGTGAAATTATGCACATTCTTGACAGATTGTTCTAAATTGGAAGGTATTTATTcaatatcatttcatattttgtgCAAAACGTAAGatgttattggggcacctgggtggctcagtgggttaaagcgtctgacttcagctcaggtcatgatctcatggttcatgagttcaggccccttaTCTGGTTCTCTtttgtcagctcggagcccactttggatcctctgtaccaccccccccccacccgcctctctctgctcctcccccactcatgtacaCGCTCTCATGCTcccacgcacactctctctctcaaaaataaataaacttaaaaaaaaaagtgaggtgtTTTTGAGAGCTTAGGGCTACCACACTGATTCGAGTTTCTATTATTGCAAGTAGTATAAATTGGATCCGCGACAGTTTCATCATGGGTCTGTCCtctaagggagagagagatgccaGCTCCTGGAGATTTTTTGACAACCACTGAAACCTCTTCTTTTCCTGTAGGATGGCCAGCCGGAGCAGCGACAAGGATGGGGATTCCGTCCATACAGCCAGTGAAGTCCCTCTGACCCCACGGACCAACTCCCCAGATCGAAGATGCTCGTCCTCAGACACATCTAAGTCTACCTACAGCCTGACCCGGAGGATTTCAAGTAAGCATCTTTGCTGTGACTGTCTAGGGCTCGTGGCTCAGCAATCCTGTGCTGCTCAGCCTCTGATCAGAGCCCGTGATTCAAATCCAGTTAGCTGGGTCCCCAGGGCAAAAGAAGAGAGCTGACGGCATCCCCGCATGGATCCACGTGAGGGAAGGGGTTGTCTCAGCCTCCGGAGTTaccagggcagggtggggactgCGGCCATGAGAGCTGATGCCCCACTGGAAGGGGGCAGCTGCTACTCGGCACTCACTGAAGGAGATGGTGGGCTCCGTATTACCTGACTTTTCCAAAGAGAAACTGGCAATCTGTGTTTCTATATGAAGCTTCCTTTGTTTTAAACTCCAACAAAATGTATCTGTGGGTCAAATTTGGTCTCTAGGCCCCCCAGTTTGTCCACTCTGATGTGCAGAGTATGTGTTTGACCAAATGGCATGATTTggatggggaggagaaaggaggataAAGCCCAAagactcccagcctcctctcACCTCCTCAAAGTGTCTCTGCTGTCTCATTCAGCTGCCTGCAATTCACTTAACGGAGGGAAAAAGCttaaaattcatgaaataaatCCACTCAGGTGGAAATATTGGTGTCTGATCTTTCCTGGGAgtaaatagggaagaaaaaggaagcagagaaaagttcGAGGGCTTGAAAGAGTGGAAAAGAGGGGATGTGAGGCTTCTCTAGGCCTCAatctttccatctgtaaaatgggagggcTCTTCTTGACCTATGCAGTCCAATGCATGTTGCTGGTGACCATTTAAATGGGGGGTTAAGCCCAACTGAGACATGATGTATGCGTTGTGTACCCATGATGTTGAAGCCAGTACATAAAAGAGACTTTAAACTGTCtcactaaaatgtttttattttggttatatgTCAAACaaattaaagttaatttcacctgtttcttttttttatataatctttttttcaatgttcatttattttttgagagagagagagggagagagagagacagagtgcgagagggggaggggaagagagagagagagagggggagacacagaatccaaagtaggctccaggttctgagctgccagctcacagcccaacacggggctctaactcacggactgtgagatcatgacctgaaccaaagtaggacacttaaccaactgagccacccaggtgccctttcacCCAATTCTTTGTACTTTTAAGAGAATTGTGGCTACTGGAAAATTTTATGTTCCCTGTGTGGTTTGTATTTCTGGTCCCCATTGTATTTCTCTTGAATAGCACTGGTCTAGATAGTTCCTAGGTCTCATGCCCAGCTCTATACACGGATGATTTCCATTTAGCACACAGCTGTCAGAATACCAACCATGCACGAGACACAAGTCTCACAATTTTCACAGGCAAGACAGGTGTTCAAGCAATTAACAAGAATGTCATGAAAGAACAAATACATGACTCCATGTAGATGGGGAATCTAATGGTCAAACTCCTAGGAGCAGAGAGTGAAATGGGGGAGGGactcctggggagggggtggttttAGTTATGCAAGACAAATAAGTTCTTGAGATCTGTACAGCACAGTGCATATTATTAACAATATCGTATCGTATCCTTAAAATTTTACCAAGAGACTAGATGTTACATTAAAGGTCCTTATCAccaggaaaattaaataaatgaagaaggcaggagaaaactttgggaggtgatggtatatgtttatggcatagattgtggtgatggtttcaggATGCCTGCCTACCTCCCAACTCATCAAATTGTGTACATTAAATATGcacagctttttgtatgtcacTTGTGCCTcaattaaatagtttttaaaaaaaattccatgcgcTTATTGCTAGAATAGAGGGATGAGCAAAGATTCAAATGATGAACTTGGGAGCAGTGAACTCTGCTGGTTGATAGGCAGGGAGGAGGCGCCCCACAAGCGGTGAAGTCCAAACATGGTTCTTGCAGAAGTGCATCAGTTACCCTTGAGTGAGCTCGTACCCTGTGCACATTCTATGCCGAGCCCTTTCCATGCATTGGCTCTGTGAATCACCACAATCTTtgaagtaggtgctattattgACTCcgttttacaaatggggaaactgagtcccagaagctctggctccagagtccactCTCTGAAAGTGGAGACAGTGTAGGGTACCAGCTGGAGTCAAGACTCTGGGGCGGGACAGCCTGGGCTTGACTCCTGGCTTCTCCTCTTAGTACTTGTGTCCCTTTTGGAGAGTTACTATCTGTCAGATTAGTCATTCCCTAATCCCTTGTGGCCATCAGGTGACTTGATATATCAAGgcgtttagaacagtgcctggcagtgaTGGAGGTGATAATGCCGTCTTGTTGCCTCTCATAGAATAAATAAGAGGATCTCAAGGTGTGGAGAGCAGTTGGGGAAGAGCATTGTGAAACAGTGAACAGTATAGGAATCTGGGAAATGTTGCCAATCTCAAGAAGCAGCCCAGGCTTGGCCCCATATGTGGTGGTGCTAATTGTTCTTTTTTGGCGGCTGTTTAGGTCTTGAATCCAGACGACCCAGCTCCCCACTCATTGATATTAAACCCATCGAGTTTGGCGTTCTCAGCGCCAAAAAGGAGCCCATCCAGCCCTCGGTGCTCAGACGGACCTATACCCCAGATGACTACTTCAGAAAGTTCGAGCCCCAGCTCTACTCCCTCGACTCCGACAGTGACGATGTGGACTTTCTGACAGACGAAGAGATCTTGTCCAAGTACCAGCTGGGCATGCTGCACTTCAGCACCCAGTACGACCTGCTGCACAACCATCTGACGGTGAGGGTGATCGAGGCCAGGGACCTGCCGCCCCCCATCTCCCACGACGGCTCGCGGCAGGACATGGCCCACTCCAACCCCTATGTCAAGATCTGTCTCCTGCCAGACCAGAAGAACTCTAAGCAGACGGGGGTCAAACGCAAGACCCAGAAGCCCGTGTTTGAGGAGCGTTACACCTTCGAGATCCCCTTCCTGGAAGCGCAGAGGAGGACCCTGCTGCTAACGGTGGTGGATTTTGATAAGTTCTCCCGCCACTGTGTCATTGGGAAGGTCTCTGTGCCTTTGTGCGAGGTTGACCTGGTGAAAGGCGGGCACTGGTGGAAGGCGCTGATCCCCAGTTCTCAGGTAAGGGGGTGACTTTGTGCTGTTTCTTGGCTGgggactttaaaaaagaaaaaaaaaagatgttttttttaattttttttttatttaaattgtcttTGAGTTTTGAAACCTTTTTATTTGGACGTAGTTTTGGACTTACAAGAAGGTGCAAATGCAACACAGATTCCTTGTGTTCTCTTTATCCAGCAACCCCAGTGATAAATCTTACACAACCAGAGTGCGTTAGCGATACCAGGAAATTGACGTTGTCAACTAAACTACGGACCTTATTCAATTTTCACGCATTTTTACATGCAccactgcatgtgtgtgtgtgtgtgtgtgtgtgtgtgtgtgtatgtgtgtgtgtgtgcttgttctatgaaattttatcacatgtatagGTTCGTGTAACCACTACCACCCTGGGAGCTTTTTTGTCATCAATGCTGGGGTATTTAATAAGGACAATGATTATCCAGGGTATGAAGCGATCAGTCATTTTGACTTTCAGAAATtgatttgggaaaaataaaatgaaggctgAAGAACGGGTGATATATGGATATTTTTCAGGCAAATTGTGAGATTGGCTTCTTTCCTCCACCAGCCCACAGACATGTAATTGGCTGCTTGGGAAACCACCCACGGACCAGGCTCTGTCCCCAGTGGGCTGATAGAGTCTCTCCCTTGGGCATTCTGTGGACTGGAGGACGACAGCGCATGTACTGTGGGTGGAAGGATGAGATAGAAGTCCGAGGGAAGGAAAAGACCCAGCCGTTTGGAGGCCAGTCTGGTCCATTCATGCTGAGGGTGACAATTTTGTGTAATGCAGGTGGAATTATTTTGTGTCAGACACACCAAGGTGTTTTTCAGAGCTGAACCGTACTGGCCAGGGATTTGATGATCCAGCCTCACATTTGGGGTATGGGTTTTAAACTTGGGGACTGGAGGGGTTgctctactgtgtgtgtgtgcatgtgtgtgtgtgtgtgtgtgtgtccatctatCGGTCCGTACAAAGAGAGATTTATCCTTCTCTTAGTTTGTATTTccccagaagaagaaaatccCAAGGCAAAGGAAGTCATTTTTTAGGGAGGTGACACCAGAGGAAATACCAGGAGGCAGTGGGAAGGTCACATAAAGTCTGCATTATCAGGCCCCCACCCCTGTGTGTGACTGGAGCTGTAAAACTGGAAGCCAGCGTTAGACACATCCTAAGAGTCTTTCCACCTGAGGGGTGGTGCAGCCGGGGGGTTTATACACTGACTCCTATCAGCCATTGAATGAGGGCAGTTGGGGGATGGGAACTTTCTTCCCCTGGCATTCTTGGCCTGTTACACTGGGCAATAAAGAGACCTTTGACATCCacaggtgcaaaaaaaaaaaaaaaaaaaccaacccaaaaaacaaaactctagagCTGGCAGCTGGATGCAAGTGTGTGTGCACTGAGGTGATCAGGACCAGGAGGTGGTGGTCAGGGTGTTAGCAGTGCTTGCTCTGATCCCGTATCCTCCTCCCATCACATGATCAGGATATATTGGATGCTTTCCGTGTATCCTCCTCAATATGTAATATCATTGGGTTTTCAACCATTGAGAAATTAGGGAAACCATTGAAAGAGGGAGACCTGCTGGACAAAATAAACTCTGTGGCCAGCCTGATTCTTCACATCTATGGAACACCCTGGACTTACAGAGAATGTGGACATCCACACACCTTGCCTCCGAATCTCCTGAAATCTGAGGCCAAGGCCAGGACGCGGGTGCAGGCAGTTAATTtaggaggtgatcccaggaagcagGAGTGAGGACTGAGGAGACCCAGGGAAGGAGGGCACCTCCGGAGTGAGTGGTGACTCTTCAGGCTGCTGTTCTGGCCCCTGCACACTGGTCAGGTGGGCTCCCATAGCCTCACGCAGGGGCggggacagaaaagagaaagagaccacgTGTGCTGCTGATACTGTGCCCAAGTGGCGCTTTGAGACCGTCTGTAGCTGGCACCGGAGGCGGTGTCTGCTGCATCCCTCTGCTGCCatggcagccccctccccctcccccgaggtactccttctccccctcccctgcttttacTTTTCCCCACGACACTTACCATCATCTTGCAGGCCATATATTTTATGGTCTACCTCCCGTACTAGTATGTAAACCCCATGAGAACAGATTTTTGTCTCTTTcgttcacttctctgtgccctgCACCTACAACAATGCCtggcatttgttgaatgaatgaaggatggaaggaaggaaggtttccCCCAAGTGAATTTCTTTCTCCCAcctgccaccctcccctcctctccttcgccaccttccttctccctcaaagAAAGTCTCGTGGAAACtgacagagagaagagcagacTCCCATCCCCCATCTCAAGGCAGCTCTGGACTTCACACTCTGGGGgtctctggctggctcagttgccgTTTACACTCCGTGAGTAGACAGGCCAGTTGTCTGAGGTTGGGTTCCCTGGAAGCAGAGCTTGAGATAAGGATTTGGCTGTGGATTAGTTTGTAGGGCTGCTGTGACGATACGTCACAAATTAGaggcttaaaatgacagaaatttactGTCTCACACTCTGGATGTAAGAAGTCCGTGATCAAGGCCacgctccctctgaaacctgtgggggagaatccttccttgtctctttctggcttctggtggtcACTCTAGTCTCTGCCTCCGTCATCACATGACCTTCTCTCTGTGTGcgtctgtgtcttctcttttcatATAAGGACACCgggggcccaccctactccattatgttcccattttaaataattacatctgcaacaaccctgtttccaaataaggtcacattctgaggtagtgGGGGGTTTAGATGATAACATATCTTCTGGAGAGGGGGAGTGTCATTTAGCCCAAACCCGAATGTAGGAGAAAACcctgcaggggagggaagggagcagtCTAGGGAAAGGGTGAGAGCCCAGCAAAGATATGGTGTTAACAAGGCCTGGCCTCAGCTGatctgtggtggggaggggactcTGGATCGTGGGTTGGCATTGCAGTGCCTTCCTCCCTCAGGCCAGGAGCCAGCCTTTTGTACTCCCGTATCTGCCAGACGTTGGTTGGGACAAGCCTGGGAAATCTGATCTGCAGCTGGGCAGCCACAGGCCTGCTTAAAGCTTCTCTCCTGCAGAACAGTTGTTCTGAGCCAGGGACAGCTTTGCTCTCGGGACACTGGGCAGCCCTGGGAACCATTTTGGGTTTGGCAGGTGGAGATCAGGGGTGCTGTAAACATGTGCAgtacacaggacagcccccacaatgAAGAATGGTCTAGCCCAAAATGTGTGCAGTGTCAGCGTGAGAAAGCCCACTatggaagaaggggagaatggagGTTCAAGGACCACAGCAGGGTCTGCCATGCAGGCAAGGTGAGGGCAGGGTTGGTCCCCGCAGGGTGGGGAGCATTTTTCCAGGAGAAACAGTTGTTGGGAAGCGGGGAGACACAGGGTCAGAGGGTGTTAGGAGCAGATATCCAGGTATCTCTGTTGTTTTTCATTCCATATGTAGAAAAGGAGATACTGGTTCTGAACAAAAATCCACATTGAGCAAAGTAGGCCTGTGTcggagacagaaaacaaaatcctcaCGCAGTGTTACTGAGGCCATTGGATGTCAATGCTGATTTTCATTGCAGGCCAACATCTACCTTCACCAAAGCATCTGTTGGCTAGTTGAATGGGCGGGGAAGATGGGGTTGTGCAATAAGGTGAAGGCAGAACTCTCCAGTCTTGTTCCTGGCCTGCCTCTATGGCGTAGGATCTCAGTGTCTACTTCTACATTCTGTGCCTTGGAGAACCCATGCGAGCAGGTGACTGGTCGCGCCAGCGTGTAGGCATTCTCTGGCTCACAGCGGAATGTCCCAGCTGTTTTGTGGCTTTGAACATTGTGTCTTTGATCTCGACATTCAGGAAGCTAGTAGCTAATGGAGCTACTGTAAATTTGGGGGGCTTGTTGATAAGGCTTGGCTAGGAGATCATGAAAATGGGGACAGAGAAATAAGAAGCATATGGGGTGATCACATAGGTGTGAAGTTACTCTTGCTGCTAAGAGAAATTCTGCTCTAAGTGGACCACAGTGAATCGACACTTTGGCCGTTAAAGGTGAAATCCGTGtaaacctttcttttaaaaaattattagtaattaTGACAAAAcacatatccattttttttctattcacatAATAATCCctgaatttatcttttatttttatttatttatttatttatttatttatttatttattatttatttattttcaatatatgaagtttattgtcaaattggtttccatacaacacccagtgctcatcccaaaaggtgccctcctcaatacccatcacccaccctcccctccctcccaccccccatcaaccctcagtttgttctcagttttcaagagtctcttatgctttggctctctcccactctaacctcctttttttttttttttccccttcccctcccccatgagtttctgttaagtttctcaggatccacataagagtgaaaacatatggtatctgtctttctctgtatggcttatttcacttagcataacactctccacttctatccacgttgctacaaagggccatatttcgttctttctcattgccatgtagtactccattgtgtatataaaccacaatttctttatccattcatcagttgatggaaatttaggctctttccatcatttggctattgttgagagtgctgctataaacattggggtacaagtgcccctatgcatcagtactcctgtatcccttgggtcaattcctagcagtgctattgctgggtcatagggtaggtctatttttaattttttgaggaacctccacactgttttccagagtggctgcaccaatttgcattcccaccaacagtgcaagagggttcccgtttctccacatcctctccagcatctatagtctcctgatttgttcattttggccactctgactggcgtgaggtgatatctcagtaaCACAcatccatttttaagtgtacatttcagtcatattaagtacattcatgatACAACCATCGCCACCATCTGTCCCCAGAGCTCTTTCCATCTTGCCAAACTGAAACTTTACATCCATTAAACAACAGCTCCCCAGGCCCCGTAGCCCCCAGCGCCTGGCCATCACCATTCCTtgtgtctctatgaatctgactactctaggtaccatgtaagtggaatcacacagtgtttgtcttttcatgaccagcttatttcactcagcacagtGTCCttgaggttcatctatgttgtagcaggtgtctgAATGCCCTTCCTTTCgaaggctgagtaatatcccttactttttttgttttttaatttttttaaatgtgtatttatttttgagagtagagagagagagagagacagagacagagacagagtgcgagtgggggagggggcagagagagagagagagagagagagagagagagagggacatacagaatccgaagcaggcttcaggctctgagctgtcagcacagagcctgaccagggctcgaacccacaaactgcaagatgatgacccgagccgaagtcggacgcttaaccaactgtcccactcaggcgcccctgaataatatccctttatatgtatatactccattttgttaaatttttttttttaacatttatttatttttgagacagggagagacagcatgaatgggggagggtcagagagagagggagacacagaatctgaaacaggctccaggctctgagctgtcagcacagagcctgacgcggggctcgaactcacggaccacgagatcatgacctgagccgaagtcagatgcttaaccgactgagccacccaggcacccctatatatactccattttgtttgtccattcattcatctgtcagtggacatttgggttgtttccatcctTTTGGTTATTGAGATATATGTTACAGTATATATTGTGATAtcctattttataatatattatgtgatatatattattataatttaaatatataatgctCTAATGTATGATAATATTGTGAATAAttttgctatgaacatgggtgtataCATATTTCTTCAGGCCTTTTTGAAGCCAGAAAAATATCCAAGGATAAAGGCAGTTTATCTTCTCTTAAGATCACGTGGCTTTGGGAAGGGTGGGCAaggtggtgggagaggaggtACCCCATGGACACAGCAGAAACTTGCAAAGTGTTAGGAAGGACCAgagttcctggggtgcctgggcggctcagtcggtggagcatctgactcttgatttcggctcaggtcatgatcccagggtggtgggatcgagccccaca includes the following:
- the SYT17 gene encoding synaptotagmin-17 isoform X2; the protein is MASRSSDKDGDSVHTASEVPLTPRTNSPDRRCSSSDTSKSTYSLTRRISSLESRRPSSPLIDIKPIEFGVLSAKKEPIQPSVLRRTYTPDDYFRKFEPQLYSLDSDSDDVDFLTDEEILSKYQLGMLHFSTQYDLLHNHLTVRVIEARDLPPPISHDGSRQDMAHSNPYVKICLLPDQKNSKQTGVKRKTQKPVFEERYTFEIPFLEAQRRTLLLTVVDFDKFSRHCVIGKVSVPLCEVDLVKGGHWWKALIPSSQNEVELGELLLSLNYLPSAGRLNVDVIRAKQLLQTDVSQGSDPFVKIQLVHGLKLVKTKKTSFLRGTIDPFYNESFSFKVPQEELENASLVFTVFGHNMKSSNDFIGRIVIGQYSSGPSESNHWRRMLNTHRTAVEQWHSLRSRAECDRVSPASLEVT
- the SYT17 gene encoding synaptotagmin-17 isoform X1 yields the protein MAYIQLEPLNEGFLSRISDLLLCRWTFRHCCQKCYESSCCQSSEDEVEILGPFPAQTPPWLMASRSSDKDGDSVHTASEVPLTPRTNSPDRRCSSSDTSKSTYSLTRRISSLESRRPSSPLIDIKPIEFGVLSAKKEPIQPSVLRRTYTPDDYFRKFEPQLYSLDSDSDDVDFLTDEEILSKYQLGMLHFSTQYDLLHNHLTVRVIEARDLPPPISHDGSRQDMAHSNPYVKICLLPDQKNSKQTGVKRKTQKPVFEERYTFEIPFLEAQRRTLLLTVVDFDKFSRHCVIGKVSVPLCEVDLVKGGHWWKALIPSSQNEVELGELLLSLNYLPSAGRLNVDVIRAKQLLQTDVSQGSDPFVKIQLVHGLKLVKTKKTSFLRGTIDPFYNESFSFKVPQEELENASLVFTVFGHNMKSSNDFIGRIVIGQYSSGPSESNHWRRMLNTHRTAVEQWHSLRSRAECDRVSPASLEVT